One window from the genome of Deltaproteobacteria bacterium encodes:
- the rplM gene encoding 50S ribosomal protein L13, with amino-acid sequence MATPIPKKGEIIRKWHLVDANGKTLGRLASRVAILLRGKHKPTFTPHMDVGDFVVVVNADKVALTGNKWKQKLYIHHSGYPGGLKSISAEKMKEKKPERLITMAVQGMLPKNKLGRKLLKKLKVYSGEAHPHQAQQPEAFA; translated from the coding sequence ATGGCAACTCCTATACCGAAAAAGGGGGAGATCATAAGGAAGTGGCATCTAGTGGACGCCAACGGCAAAACGCTGGGGCGGTTGGCTTCCCGAGTGGCGATTCTCCTCCGGGGGAAGCATAAACCCACTTTTACCCCGCATATGGATGTAGGCGATTTCGTTGTCGTGGTCAACGCCGATAAAGTAGCTCTGACAGGTAATAAATGGAAACAAAAGCTTTATATTCATCACTCGGGATACCCTGGCGGACTCAAATCCATTAGTGCCGAAAAAATGAAAGAGAAAAAACCTGAACGGTTGATCACCATGGCCGTGCAAGGAATGCTCCCTAAAAATAAATTAGGTCGAAAACTTTTAAAGAAACTGAAAGTTTATTCCGGCGAAGCGCATCCTCACCAAGCCCAGCAGCCTGAGGCTTTCGCCTAA
- the rpsI gene encoding 30S ribosomal protein S9 has product MPEKTFYATGKRKTSIARVWMRPGAGKVTVNDQELGSYFRLETAKVMVSQPLELTGTLGQFDISATVRGGGIIGQAGALRHGITRALLTVKDEFRESLKKAGLITRDSRIKERKKYGQKGARKRFQFSKR; this is encoded by the coding sequence ATGCCCGAAAAGACATTCTACGCAACCGGTAAAAGAAAAACGTCTATCGCCCGGGTTTGGATGAGGCCAGGCGCAGGTAAGGTCACAGTCAATGACCAAGAGCTGGGCAGTTACTTCAGATTGGAGACAGCTAAAGTGATGGTTTCCCAGCCTCTCGAACTCACCGGAACCCTTGGTCAGTTTGACATCTCCGCTACCGTCCGAGGAGGAGGAATTATAGGCCAGGCCGGTGCCCTCCGTCACGGAATCACCCGGGCGCTTCTGACAGTGAAGGACGAATTCCGCGAAAGCCTCAAAAAGGCCGGCCTTATCACCCGGGACTCGCGGATCAAAGAACGTAAAAAATACGGACAGAAAGGGGCTCGCAAGAGATTCCAATTCTCCAAGCGTTAA
- a CDS encoding amidohydrolase, whose translation METIFKNANILTMEKSAPQAEAIAVQFGRIAKLGQAAEIEKLATPGTRVIDLQGQTVLPGFIDTHNHFCLYALLTDQADCRPAAGCVRGEDVVEALRAKAAKTPPGKWIMGWGYAPYLLDDKKDLTRVDLDRASKKHPICLVHVSVHGAVVNSRALKELGFTKKTPNPPGGIIARDEQGEPNGILSESAFMGPLFFQSPSIYSKMMSEYDRQGRIEMMSRCAARFQSLGIVGAHDPFVDALTLRTYQEAAEADHFPFRLYAYILNQWADPLLAAGIKRGFGSEWVRIGAIKIFLDGGMSSRTAAVSKPYAYPPGAGKGILNYDQKGINREIEKFDQAGYQISVHAQGDRALEMLLKAFGRVIEKGNPLRHHIVHAGNLMPSQIDRVKELNLYICSQANFFSLLGDGFIEAYGPERSQELYRFKTLLQRGIKLGFSSDCPVAEPNPLIGVRDSICRKTPSGKKFGPAECLKAEEAVALYTREAAYFSFEEKERGTLKEGKVADLVVLDKNPLEVPPEAISDCRVKMTVVGGRIVYEGQ comes from the coding sequence ATGGAGACAATTTTCAAGAATGCAAATATCCTGACCATGGAAAAATCAGCACCGCAGGCCGAAGCCATAGCTGTGCAATTCGGCCGCATTGCTAAGCTGGGCCAGGCAGCGGAGATCGAAAAACTGGCCACACCCGGGACGAGGGTCATCGACCTCCAGGGGCAGACGGTACTGCCAGGATTTATCGACACGCACAATCATTTTTGCCTCTATGCCTTGCTTACTGACCAGGCAGATTGCCGGCCAGCCGCTGGCTGCGTGCGGGGGGAGGATGTGGTGGAAGCTTTGAGGGCCAAAGCCGCGAAAACACCGCCCGGAAAGTGGATCATGGGTTGGGGTTATGCTCCTTATTTGCTCGACGATAAAAAAGATCTCACCCGGGTGGACCTTGACCGGGCCTCAAAAAAACACCCCATCTGCCTGGTCCATGTTTCCGTTCACGGTGCAGTGGTCAATAGCCGCGCTTTGAAAGAATTAGGATTCACCAAGAAAACCCCCAACCCTCCCGGAGGAATCATCGCCCGTGATGAGCAAGGCGAACCAAATGGTATTTTGAGTGAATCGGCTTTTATGGGACCTTTATTCTTCCAGAGCCCTTCCATTTATTCGAAGATGATGAGTGAATATGACCGGCAGGGGAGAATAGAAATGATGTCCCGTTGCGCGGCCCGTTTCCAGAGCCTGGGCATTGTCGGCGCCCACGACCCGTTCGTTGACGCTTTGACGCTCCGTACTTATCAGGAGGCGGCAGAGGCCGACCATTTCCCCTTCCGCCTTTACGCTTATATCCTGAACCAATGGGCCGACCCGCTCTTAGCTGCGGGAATCAAGCGGGGGTTTGGTTCCGAATGGGTGAGAATCGGGGCTATTAAAATTTTCCTGGACGGGGGGATGAGCAGCCGAACCGCAGCCGTTTCCAAACCCTACGCCTATCCACCCGGAGCAGGAAAGGGAATTTTGAACTACGACCAGAAGGGGATCAACCGGGAAATCGAGAAATTCGATCAGGCTGGATACCAGATATCCGTGCATGCGCAGGGAGACCGGGCTTTGGAGATGCTGCTTAAAGCCTTCGGCAGGGTCATAGAAAAAGGAAATCCTTTGCGCCACCATATCGTCCACGCCGGGAACCTCATGCCTTCTCAGATCGACCGGGTGAAAGAACTGAACCTATATATTTGCAGCCAGGCTAATTTCTTCTCCCTCCTCGGCGACGGGTTCATCGAGGCTTACGGGCCGGAACGCTCCCAGGAACTTTATCGTTTTAAAACCCTTCTGCAACGGGGGATCAAACTGGGCTTTTCTTCGGACTGCCCGGTGGCAGAACCCAACCCTTTGATTGGAGTGCGCGACTCCATCTGCCGTAAAACCCCAAGCGGAAAAAAATTCGGTCCAGCAGAATGCCTAAAAGCTGAAGAGGCAGTCGCTTTATACACTCGGGAAGCAGCCTATTTTTCCTTCGAGGAAAAAGAGCGGGGAACCTTGAAGGAAGGCAAGGTGGCCGATCTGGTAGTGCTCGATAAAAATCCTCTGGAGGTTCCCCCGGAGGCGATTTCCGATTGCCGGGTAAAAATGACTGTGGTCGGTGGAAGGATCGTTTATGAAGGCCAATAA
- a CDS encoding hydroxyacid dehydrogenase yields the protein MKANNEIFSVPVVLADRFFMSEKALAEIVAMGGFAWADVRDHQELAERLGRSASVRVIVSEYIKINSQVLEQAPGLKGVIAYGAGYDHINVDSLASRGVVVCNCRGENAQAVAELTFGLMLCLLRRINRADRWVRENGWPKTGRNLPEWVMGNELQGKTLGIIGLGQIGSRVARIARGFDMKILVYDPFAQPAANASHKMETPPLEELLSSADIVTLHVPLTSETKRMINARALAMMKPKALLINTSRGKVIDEPVLLETLKQNRIRGAALDVFADEPISGDHPFSRLENVVLAPHMGALTQEAGERLSDAVVRQIRDILNGRSPECLINASANKRSAISFQYKR from the coding sequence ATGAAGGCCAATAACGAAATTTTTTCCGTTCCGGTTGTATTGGCCGACCGCTTTTTCATGTCAGAAAAAGCATTGGCGGAGATTGTTGCGATGGGTGGGTTCGCCTGGGCGGATGTCCGAGACCATCAGGAACTGGCTGAACGGTTGGGTAGATCGGCATCCGTGCGGGTCATCGTCTCTGAATACATCAAGATTAACTCGCAAGTCCTCGAGCAGGCTCCGGGCCTAAAAGGGGTGATCGCCTATGGTGCAGGATATGACCACATTAATGTTGATTCCTTAGCAAGTCGAGGGGTCGTCGTCTGCAACTGCCGGGGAGAGAATGCCCAAGCCGTGGCCGAGCTTACCTTTGGCCTTATGCTTTGCCTGCTACGCCGAATAAACCGCGCCGACCGCTGGGTCAGAGAAAATGGATGGCCAAAAACAGGTAGAAATTTGCCGGAGTGGGTTATGGGCAATGAACTTCAGGGAAAGACTCTGGGTATCATTGGCTTGGGGCAAATCGGGTCGCGAGTGGCTAGGATCGCCAGGGGCTTCGACATGAAGATCCTGGTTTACGACCCTTTTGCTCAACCTGCAGCGAATGCCTCCCATAAGATGGAAACGCCCCCTTTGGAAGAACTTCTTTCGAGCGCGGACATCGTCACCCTGCACGTTCCCCTCACTTCTGAAACGAAGAGAATGATAAATGCCAGAGCTCTGGCGATGATGAAACCAAAGGCTTTGCTAATCAATACTTCACGGGGGAAGGTGATTGACGAGCCCGTTTTGCTGGAAACCCTGAAGCAAAACCGCATCAGAGGGGCAGCTCTTGATGTCTTCGCCGACGAACCGATTTCCGGCGACCACCCCTTTTCCAGGTTGGAGAACGTCGTTCTAGCGCCGCATATGGGGGCCTTGACGCAGGAAGCGGGTGAGCGCCTTTCTGATGCCGTAGTCAGGCAGATCCGGGATATCCTAAACGGCCGGAGTCCGGAATGCCTCATCAATGCCTCAGCGAATAAGCGGTCAGCAATCAGCTTTCAGTATAAACGCTGA
- the argC gene encoding N-acetyl-gamma-glutamyl-phosphate reductase — MTRVGIVGATGYTGLELVRLLLRHSQVKMTALTAERYVGQPIWKVFPSVMKETDLICQPLEVEPLVQTCDFLFTALPHKAAMDIVPRFIQRGLKVVDLSADFRLADPKVYEEWYEPHTAPAFLKHAVYGIPELHREEIKKTSLVANPGCYPTSIILGLAPALKNKLIDHRTIIADSKSGVSGAGRSAVLSSLFAEVSENFKAYKVAEHRHTPEIEQELSWLAGEKVVITFTPHLVPMKRGILSTIYASLEKPYSENEILDLYRNFYANEKFIRIHPADLLPSTADVLGSNYCDIGLRVDKRNNRLILLAAIDNLVKGASGQAVQNMNLMLGLEESLGLDIVPLYP, encoded by the coding sequence ATGACGCGCGTGGGGATTGTAGGTGCCACAGGATATACGGGACTGGAGCTTGTACGTCTGCTCCTCAGGCACTCCCAAGTAAAAATGACCGCCTTAACGGCGGAACGGTACGTGGGCCAGCCAATCTGGAAAGTCTTTCCTTCGGTGATGAAAGAAACGGATTTGATTTGCCAGCCTTTAGAAGTTGAACCTTTAGTGCAAACCTGCGATTTTCTCTTTACCGCCCTTCCTCACAAGGCTGCAATGGATATCGTTCCGAGGTTTATCCAAAGAGGCCTGAAGGTCGTGGACCTGAGCGCCGATTTTCGCCTGGCAGATCCCAAAGTCTACGAGGAATGGTATGAACCGCACACTGCCCCGGCGTTCCTGAAGCACGCCGTATACGGAATTCCGGAGCTTCATCGGGAAGAAATCAAAAAAACTTCGCTGGTTGCCAACCCTGGTTGTTATCCAACCAGCATCATCCTGGGTCTGGCGCCGGCTTTAAAGAATAAGCTCATCGACCACCGGACCATCATCGCCGATTCCAAATCGGGGGTCAGCGGGGCCGGGAGGTCGGCTGTCCTCTCCTCTCTTTTTGCAGAGGTGAGCGAAAATTTTAAGGCCTACAAAGTCGCCGAGCACCGGCACACCCCGGAGATCGAGCAAGAATTAAGCTGGTTGGCAGGAGAGAAAGTCGTCATCACCTTCACCCCCCATTTGGTTCCGATGAAACGGGGTATCCTGTCTACGATCTACGCTTCACTTGAAAAACCCTATTCTGAAAATGAGATTCTGGACCTCTATCGTAATTTTTACGCCAATGAAAAATTCATCCGCATCCATCCCGCCGATCTTCTTCCCAGCACGGCGGACGTGTTGGGATCCAACTACTGCGACATCGGCTTGAGAGTCGATAAAAGAAACAACCGTTTGATTTTGCTGGCAGCGATCGATAATCTGGTCAAAGGTGCATCGGGTCAGGCTGTCCAGAACATGAA